One window of the Eucalyptus grandis isolate ANBG69807.140 chromosome 6, ASM1654582v1, whole genome shotgun sequence genome contains the following:
- the LOC104433974 gene encoding H/ACA ribonucleoprotein complex non-core subunit NAF1: MVGFVSGPAFEGREEDPDRAASDPKGLGNPLALLDQKIGDLSFADSFLDFESIQDWFEDVPMDSVALLPGDFDAAKVEEGAEEMLVPGSELNAGACEAAAGVSGAAAVKVEKEEWEKVGALGGSIEDNMGRVSLACGSGVPVVADGVCVKTEVGSDDGGVDRSLVPAGGFESDDRVNAVKGEQVIGGDHERGSILEPHGSRSASSSSSSSSDDDGDSDGEEERKRMEEKGQVDETGEMEEGEIRELDGGEESGEEKNGDDNKDSDEDRQDVRDMVSWSDVEDEDDGVAGTGAKGGPIRSKNEVKDLPPVPPVNATLQPHHQMSPVGVVLSILGAQVIVEGVEKHNPLNEGSILWITETRTPLGLVDEIFGPVKNPYYMVRYNSEAEVPASIHQGTLISSVPEFASYVLNEKNLYKKGYDASGENDEELSEEAEFSDDEKEAEYRRMQRMAKRGTNMDDQRAENRKNNKKKVRSRESNWKNGKPSPQQLPARVAPPVSNQTQHQISPRAPSLDYSNFTTSSAIQPGNMGGIGTNSPFPLMQPNSGSILPLHEAWVNGLPLQQPMGAIFANGIPNGMPWPPRGSQFPFQMPLPNQMPFQQQFDLSQGLLPNMVLPMGQSNALRPGLASWPNPMGQNDCNQMTVGIGAFGQSSHPIFNAGGQGFQFNGTRVDQTSYAQPPPANPCPADAPGPFKQRGPSFGRGKKPYRGRGGRFSGGRSQQQPR; the protein is encoded by the exons ATGGTCGGTTTTGTCTCCGGCCCCGCCTTTGAAGGGCGGGAAGAGGACCCCGATCGGGCCGCTTCCGACCCGAAGGGTCTCGGCAACCCCCTCGCCCTCCTCGACCAGAAGATCGGCGACCTCTCGTTCGCCGACTCTTTCCTCGATTTCGAGTCCATCCAGGACTGGTTCGAGGACGTCCCCATGGATTCGGTGGCCCTGCTGCCCGGGGACTTTGACGCCGCGAAGGTTGAGGAAGGTGCGGAGGAGATGTTGGTACCCGGGTCTGAGCTAAACGCGGGCGCTTGCGAGGCGGCGGCTGGAGTTTCGGGTGCGGCGGCGGTGAAGGTTGAGAAGGAGGAGTGGGAAAAGGTGGGGGCTTTGGGCGGTTCGATCGAGGACAACATGGGGAGGGTCAGTTTGGCTTGCGGTTCCGGCGTTCCGGTCGTTGCTGACGGTGTCTGTGTGAAGACTGAAGTGGGAAGTGATGATGGTGGGGTTGATAGGAGTTTGGTGCCTGCTGGTGGTTTCGAGAGTGATGACAGAGTGAATGCTGTGAAGGGGGAACAGGTGATTGGTGGTGATCATGAGAGAGGAAGCATTTTAGAGCCCCACGGCTCTCGTTCAGCTTCGTCGTCATCCTCCAGTAGTAGTGATGACGACGGTGACAGCGACggggaggaagagaggaagaggatggaGGAAAAAGGACAGGTGGATGAAACGGGTGAAATGGAAGAAGGTGAAATACGGGAACTTGATGGGGGAGAGGAATCTGGTGAGGAGAAGAATGGCGACGATAATAAAGACAGTGATGAAGATCGTCAGGATGTACGGGATATGGTTAGTTGGAGTgatgttgaagatgaagatgatggtgTTGCTGGCACTGGTGCTAAGGGCGGACCCATCAGGTCAAAAAATGAGGTCAAG GATCTCCCTCCAGTTCCTCCTGTAAATGCAACACTGCAGCCGCATCATCAGATGTCGCCAGTTGGAGTTGTTCTATCG ATTTTAGGAGCCCAAGTTATTGTTGAAGGGGTGGAGAAGCACAATCCTCTTAATGAGGGCTCTATCCTTTGGATCACTGAGACCAGAACCCCATTGGGGCTGGTGGATGAAATTTTTGGACCCGTCAAAAACCCTTACTATATGGTAAGATACAATTCAGAAGCTGAAGTCCCTGCCAGCATCCACCAAGGCACTTTGATCTCTTCTGTTCCAGAATTTGCCAGTTATGTGCTTAATGAGAAAAATCTGTACAAGAAAGGATATGATGCCTCAGGTGAGAATGACGAAGAGTTGTCGGAGGAGGCAGAGTTTTCAGATGATGAAAAAGAGGCCGAGTACAGGAGAATGCAGAGAATGGCAAAGAGGGGCACAAACATGGATGACCAGAGAGCTGAAAAcaggaaaaacaacaaaaagaaggtCAGAAGTAGGGAATCGAACTGGAAAAATGGTAAACCTTCGCCACAGCAACTGCCGGCGAGAGTGGCTCCTCCCGTATCAAATCAAACTCAGCATCAAATCTCACCTAGAGCACCATCATTGGACTACAGTAATTTCACGACATCCTCTGCCATTCAACCAGGTAATATGGGTGGAATCGGCACAAATTCACCATTTCCGCTTATGCAGCCAAACAGTGGCTCCATTCTACCGCTACATGAAGCTTGGGTGAACGGCTTGCCCTTGCAACAACCAATGGGTGCTATTTTTGCTAATGGAATTCCAAATGGAATGCCGTGGCCTCCACGTGGTAGTCAATTTCCATTTCAAATGCCTCTTCCCAACCAAATGCCATTTCAGCAGCAGTTTGATCTGAGCCAGGGATTACTTCCCAACATGGTCCTACCGATGGGGCAGTCAAATGCTTTACGGCCTGGTTTGGCATCTTGGCCCAATCCCATGGGTCAAAATGACTGCAACCAAATGACAGTTGGGATTGGTGCATTTGGCCAAAGTAGTCATCCAATTTTCAATGCTGGAGGACAAGGGTTTCAGTTCAATGGAACCCGAGTTGATCAGACCAGCTATGCACAGCCACCTCCTGCAAATCCTTGTCCAGCTGATGCTCCGGGGCCATTCAAGCAGCGCGGTCCATCCTTCGGCCGTGGGAAGAAACCATATCGTGGAAGAGGTGGTCGATTTTCGGGTGGTAGAAGCCAGCAGCAACCTCGCTGA
- the LOC104433975 gene encoding ferredoxin, root R-B2, whose amino-acid sequence MSTVSLSSPCMVRVAPPKRINSAIIKNPFSLGSVNSVSKSFRLKSSPGFRASMAVYKIKLIGPNGEENEFEAPDDTYILDSAENAGVELPYSCRAGACSTCAGQMVSGTVDQSDGSFLDENQMKEGYLLTCVSYPTSDCVIHTHKESELY is encoded by the coding sequence ATGTCGACTGTGTCTCTGTCCTCCCCCTGCATGGTAAGAGTCGCACCACCAAAGCGGATCAACAGCGCCATCATCAAGAACCCATTTTCACTTGGATCCGTGAATAGCGTCTCAAAGTCATTCCGCTTGAAGTCATCCCCTGGTTTTAGAGCATCTATGGCCGTGTACAAGATTAAGCTCATCGGACCCAACGGCGAAGAAAATGAGTTTGAAGCTCCTGATGATACGTACATTCTCGACTCCGCTGAAAACGCTGGGGTTGAGCTGCCTTATTCATGCAGGGCTGGAGCTTGCTCTACTTGCGCTGGGCAGATGGTGAGCGGTACAGTGGATCAGAGTGACGGCTCTTTCCTTGATGAGAACCAAATGAAAGAGGGTTATCTACTAACCTGCGTATCATACCCGACTTCCGATTGTGTGATTCACACCCACAAGGAAAGTGAACTGTACTGA
- the LOC104433976 gene encoding 60S ribosomal protein L10a, with protein sequence MSKLQSDALREAISGIFSDCNEKKRKFTETIELQIGLKNYDPQKDKRFSGSVKLPHIPRPKMKVCMLGDAQHVEEAEKIGLAYMDVEALKKLNKNKKLVKKLAKKYHAFLASEAVIKQIPRLLGPGLNKAGKFPTLVTHQESLESKVNETKAMVKFQLKKVLCMGVAIGNLSMEEKQVFQNVQLSVNFLVSLLKKNWQNVKCLHLKSTMGKPYRVF encoded by the exons TAAGCTTCAGAGTGACGCTCTTAGAGAAGCTATCTCGGGGATCTTTAGTGATTGCaatgagaagaaaaggaagttcACCGAGACCATTGAACTCCAGATTGGGTTGAAGAATTATGATCCCCAGAAAGATAAGCGTTTCAGTGGTTCCGTTAAGTTGCCGCACATTCCTCGTCCAAAGATGAAGGTCTGCATGCTGGGTGATGCACAGCATGTGGAAGAG GCAGAGAAGATAGGCCTGGCTTATATGGATGTGGAAGCGTTGAAGAAGCTCAACAAGAATAAGAAACTGGTCAAGAAACTGGCAAAGAAGTACCATGCCTTTTTGGCTTCAGAAGCTGTAATTAAGCAGATCCCCCGTCTTCTAGGCCCTGGTCTAAACAAGGCAG GGAAGTTCCCAACCCTGGTTACTCATCAGGAATCTCTGGAATCTAAAGTCAACGAGACAAAGGCCATGGTGAAGTTCCAACTGAAGAAGGTCCTTTGCATGGGTGTTGCCATTGGCAACCTCAGTATGGAAGAAAAACAGGTTTTCCAAAATGTTCAGCTCAGCGTGAATTTCCTTGTTTCCTTGCTGAAGAAAAACTGGCAAAAT GTCAAGTGTCTGCACTTGAAAAGCACTATGGGAAAGCCATATCGCGTTTTCTAA